In Ruania alkalisoli, the DNA window CAGGCCTATGTATGGCCGCTGCTGATCGGCACCGACTCCGAGCACATCCTCGGACCCGTCGCGCTGGCCAATATGCAGGGCCAGTTCAGTGTGGACTACGGGCTGATGTTCGCCGGAGCGGTCGTGCTCATCGCTGTGCCGCTGGTGATCATCCTGACGCTGCAGCGCTACTTCATCCAGTCCGTCACCACCTCCGGCCTCAAGTGAGCCCGGTGAAAGCGAGCATCACCGCCCCATGAGTACCCACCACAGCGTCGTCCTCGACACCGACCTGGGCACCGACGTCGACGACGCGATGGCCCTCGCCCTGCTGCTCGGCTCTCCGGAGGTGGAGCTGGCCGCGGTCACCACCGTCTACGGGGACACGCTCCTGCGTGCTCGGCTGGTGCAGCGGTACGCAAGCCTGGCCGGACGGCGCCTGCCGGTCTGGGCGGGAGAGGCTGCCACCCGCTCCGGTCGGGAGGTCTGGTGGGCCGGCCACGAGGGGTCGCTGCACCCTGGCCTGGAGGCTGAGAATGTCGAGCCCGGCGACGGCGCAGCCTCCCTGGCCGAGGCCGTCACCTCCCGGCCGGGCCGGGACGTGCTCGCCATCGGACCGCTGACGAATCTGGCCCTGGCTCTCGAGCGCACACCTCCCATGGCGGGCTCCGCCCGCGGATTCTGGCTCATGGGTGGCGACTTCACCGCACCCGAGCCCGAGCACAACATCCGCTCCGACATTGACGCGGCCCGGGTGGTCTTCGACTCCGGCGCCTCCATCGTGATCGCCGGGGTGGACGTGACCCGGCAGGTGCGGATCGAGGCCCGGCAGCTCGAGCAGATCGCCGGCGCCGGACGGATCGGGGCGGCCCTGGCTGCCGACATCGACCAGTGGTGGAAGTTCTGGAATGAGACGTGGAACGTCCCGCACGATCCGGTGGCGGTGCTCGCGCTGTTGCGTCCGGAGCTGGTGACGCTCTCGGAGCCGGGGCGAGTGCACGTCAGCGACGATGGGGTCACCACGCACGAGGTGTGGCCGGACGGGAACGTGCGGGTCGTCCTCGAGCTGGACGCCGCTCGTGTGGCCGAGGAGATCGTGACCAGGATCGTCCGCGCGGGGGAGGCTGCCGCCACGTAGCGATCCGTACGATGGACGGCATGCGTCGACCGATCCTCCTGGGCAGGCTGTTCCCGTTACTGGCTGTGGCGGTGATCGCGGCACTGGCCCTGCTGGGATCGCCCACGGCGGCGCAGGCGGACGCCGAGGACGCATGGTCGATCGAGCAGTACCACGTGAACGCCGTGGTGCACCCCGAGGGCACGATCGACGTGACCATCGATATGACGTTCGACTTCGCCGACGAGGCCGGGCATGGGCCGTTCCTGACCCTGGTGGAGCGGCAGGAGATCCCGGACGACCCGGACCACTACCGCGTGCTGGAGTACACCGGCATCACGGCATCCTCGAACTCCGGGGCGCCGGCCGACGTGCACACCGAATCCGACGACGGTGGGCTGATCGTCTACGTCGGTGACGAGGACCAAGAAGTCTCTGGGGCTCAGCAGTACACGATCTCCTACACCGTGGCCGGGGTGCCCAACTCGGGTGCCGGCGCCGACGGCCAAGATGAGATCTTCTGGAACGTGATCGGTTCCGCGTGGGAGGTGCCGATGTCCGACGTGCTCGTCGAGATCGACGGACCGCACGCCATCCGCGACGCCGCGTGCTACGTGGGACCGGTGGGCAGTGACGACATCTGCTCCAACGCGACCTACCGGTCCGACGGTACAGCCTCGTTCGACGAGCCTGCCCTCGGCAGCGGTGAGGGGTTGACCATCGTGCTCGCCTATGAAGCGGGCACTTTCGGGGGGATCGAGCCCATCCTGGACAGGCGCGTCACCTGGTCGAACTTCTTCGGCGTCGGAACGTTCGCACCCTGGTTGGGGCTACTGCTCGGCGGTGGGGGGATCGCGGCCGTGGTGGTGCGCGCCCGCCAGCGCGGGCGCGACCGCGCCCACCTGGGACTGACGCCCGGCCTCACCCCGGTCGATGGTGCCGGCGGGTATGGGGAAGGCGCTGCGGCGGGTGGTGCCGTCGCCGTCCGCTTCACCCCGCCCGACGGCGTCACGCCCGGTGCCGCCGGCACTCTCCTGGACGAAGTGGCTCACACCCACGATGTGACTGCCACGATCGTGGACCTCGCGGTGCGCGGGTACCTCACCATCGAGGAAGTGCCCGCGGATGAGAGCAACGACGGCACGCCGGACTGGTGGCTGCGCCGCACCCTCACCGGGCCGCAGGCGAGCTGGGAGGGGCTGCTTCCGTTCGAGGAGACCATCCTGCGGGGTGTGTTCCCGGGCAGCGATCCGACCGTGCGGATGTCCGAGCTCGGGGCCGAGTTCGCGAAGTCGATGACGCGGACGCAGTCCAAACTCTACGACCGGGTGGTCGAACGCGGCTGGTTCCGCAACTCACCGCAGCAGGTGCGGAACGCCTGGGTGGCGGTGGGTGGGTTGATTCTCGTTGGGGGAATCGGAGCGACCATCGCGCTCGGGGTGCTCACCGGCTGGGGATTCGCCGGGCTCGCGGTGGTGCTCACCGGGATCGCGGTGATGATCGCGGCGTCCTTCGCGCCGGCGCGGACAGCGGACGGGACGGCAGTGCTCGCCCAGACCCTCGGTTTCAAGCAGTACCTGGAGACCGCGGAGGCGGATCAACTGCGGTTCGAGGAAGGGGAGGACATCTTCTCGAGGTACCTGCCGTTCGCGATCGCCTTCGGAGTGGCCGAGCACTGGGCGGGGGTGTTCGCCGAGGCGGCCGCGGCCGGGCAGGTGCGGATGCAGCCCACGTGGTACGTCGGCGCCACGCCCGGGCTATGGACGGCGGCCGCGTTCACGAGTGTCTCCGGCTTCGCGAGCTCGGCGTCGGTGTCGGTCGGGGCGGCCGTCTCGGGCACTAGTGGTGCTTCCGGCTTCTCCGGCGGCAGCGTCGGCGGCGGTGTCGGTGGGGGTGGCGGCGGAGGTTGGTGAGATGGGTAGATTGGTGTGCGACCCACACTCAACCACGAGGAGCCAGCCATGGGCTTCGCCCTGCACCGCCTGCCCCTGCGCCTGACCGCGGGAGCATTCATTCTGAACTCCGGCGTGAACAAGCTGAGCCTGGATGCCGAGTCCGCTGCCGGCTTGCAGCAGATGGCACTCAATGCCTTCCCGCAGTTGGAGGCGCTCTCTGCCGGGGATTTCGGCACCTACCTGGCAGCGGGCGAGGTTGCTTTGGGCAGCTCGCTGCTCACCCCGTTCCTGCCGAGCAAGCTGGTGGGTCTGGGACTGACGGCGTTCGCGTCGGCGCTCGTTTTCACCTACCTGCGTACGCCGGGCCTGACCGAATCCGACGGGATCCGCCCCACCCAGGCCGGTATCGGGATGGCGAAGGACATCTTCCTGCTAGGCATCGGCCTGGCGCTGCTGCTGGAGAAGAAGAAGTAGTCCCGGAGCCGGGCCGGGTGAACTCGCGACGGCGCCGTGGCCCGGCACCGGTCCGCCCGGGACGAGGCTGAGCTCAGTCCGCTGCGGGTCAGCCCGCCACCGGACGCGCCGGTCGCTTGCTGCGGTTCCCAGCCTCGGCCGCGATCTGCTTCTTCGTGGCCGCGAAGGAGCAGATCGGGCACGTGGTCAGGTCGTGACGCTGCGCCGGGCAGAACTCACGGCCGAAATAGATGATCTGCAGATGTCGGCGGTTCCACACCTCGCGCGGGAACACCTTCTTCAGATCGGCTTCCACCTTCTCCACCGATGTGCCGGTGCTCAGCCCCCACCGGCGGGCGAGCCGGAAGATGTGGGTATCGACGGGGAAGGCAGGGATGTCGAAGCCCTGTGCCATGACGACGCTGGCCGTCTTGTGCCCCACCCCTGCCAAACCCTCCAGGAACTCCCAGTCGGGAAGAACCTCACCACCGGCGTCGACGATCTGACCGGCCGCCGTCCAGACGTTCCTGGCCTTGGTCGGCGCCAGGCCCACCTGCCGGATCAGCTCCAGGATTCGCTCCGGTCCCAGGGCATACATCTGTGACGGCGTGCTCGCCTCGGCGAACAGCGCCGGCGTGACCTGGTTGACCTTCGCGTCGGTCGTCTGCGCCGAGAGCGCGACCGCCACCAGCAGGGTGTAGACGTTGACGTGATCCAGGGCGATCGGGGGGTCGGGGTAGAGGTCATCGAGGATCTCACCGATTCGCTCGGCCTTCTCTGTCCGTCGCACCAGGTCAGCCTACCGATGCGGCGGGCCGTGAGGACGGGCGGGCGGTGCTGGCGAGGATGTGGGCGAGTGCTCGGGGGCCTGCGGAAATAACCGTGACAGCACGAGTGTTGGGAACTGTAGAATGATGCGATGACGTCGGCGGACTTGAGCTGCCGGGGTCGGTGAACAACTCAACAGGGGGGTGATCGGTTTCGACGACGGTTGTCGTTCCAGGAGAAGCGGGTCGAGGATGCAAGGTCATCTCGTCAACGCTCCTTGCAAACCAATAGGTGCCGATTCCAAGCGCACCGACTTCGCCCTCGCCGCCTGAGCGAGCTCCGAAGTCCGTCAGCCCGGGTTAGCTCTCGCCCCGGTTCCTGGCGTCAGCTAGAGAGCCACTGCTCGTAACCCTCGTCATCGGGGTTGCGGGGACATCTAGATGACTGAGCCCGTCAGCGACTTGTCTGCGTGATCGCTGGGGCTGAGAAAATCTACTAGCAGACTGCGCCCGGAGAAGTCCTGGTTCCGCACTGTCGGACGCGGGTTCGATTCCCGCCACCTCCACTCACGATGAAAGACGGCCCACGCGTTTCGGGCCGTCTTTCATCCTTGTGCACGCAGAGACTGTCAGGAGCTGTGCTTCACGGTGCGGTAGATCGCGAGCACGATCAGTGAGCCGATGATCGCCGTGATCAGCGACCAGAACCAGTTGCCGGTCAGCGCGAGGCTGAACTCCCCGTGGAAGATCAGGTTGCCTAGCAGCCCTCCGACGAGTGCACCGATCACACCGAGCACGATGGTGGCAAGAATTCCACCGCCCTGCTTGCCGGGCATGATGAGCTTTGCCAGCGCTCCGGCGATGAGCCCGATGATCACATAAAAGACGATGGTCATGGTGAAGTCCTCCGTGGACGTACAGCAGTGTCGTCCCGGCGGCTTGAGACGAACCGATCATGCCCGAACCGCGTCGCAGCGTCAATCGGTGTGACGTCGGCGGATCGTCAGGTCGACACCTGGTTCCGGTGCCCCGCGACGACCTGCCCGGCCACCGTCGCGAGCTTGGAGTTCAGCTGGTTGGAGGTGGTCCGCAGGATCTCGAACGCGGCGTCGTCTGAGATGCGGTGGTAGGCCATCAGCAGACCGATGGCCTTGCCGATCTCCCGGTTGGAGGCCAACCCTTCACGCAGGGTAATCACCTGATGGTGCTCGGCGGAGGCCTGGAGTGCGACGGATGTGAATGCCGCGAGGATGGCTGCCTGGTTCACGCCCTCGTCTGTGAAGCCGCCGGGTCGATCGCTGAAGAGGTTCAGAGCGGCGACCTTGCGGCCATGATGGGCGATACGGAAACCGAGCATGCCGCGGATCGGGGTTTCGGCCAGGAGGAGGCTGCGTAGTTCGGGCCATGGAGCGTCCGGGTCGTGGAGGTCGGGTGCGAGCTGTGGCACCTCCTCCTCGATCGCGTCCACGCAGGGCCCGGAGCCTGAGACGCGTTCGTACCGGTCCACGGCAGCGGCGATCTCATCTGTCGCGGCGGGCGTCGTCCATTCCTCGCCGCGGCGCAGCATCAGGCTCGCGCGATCGCAGCCGGTGATCAACGTCGTGGCCGCATGGCAGACCACGGTGTAGGTCGTCTCATAGTCGTCACTGGCGTAGAGAAGGTCGCCGAGCTGCCGGAAGGTGCGAGCGGAGGCTGACTGGGCGTCGTCGTTCACCGTCGGAACCATGGTGCTCCTCGTTCTCGTCTGACCGGCCGATCATCCGGCAACTCAGTATCACTCGTCCTGGCGCGCCGTGGCGCGGGAACGGCGCGGGAACCACTAGCGTCGTGGCCGGGGCACTGGACGACAGGAGGGGTGATGTCTGACTGCGCGATCAGCACCGACGGGCTGCGCAAGAGTTATCGCGGCGTCCGGCGGCGCGTGGCCGTCGATGGGCTGGACCTGCGTGTTCCCGTGGGCGGGGTGCACGGGTTCCTGGGGCCGAACGGGTCGGGGAAGACGACGACGATCCGAATGCTGCTGGGATTGATCCGCCCGGATGACGGGGAGATCCGGATCTTCGGTCACGAGGTCCCAGCCGCGCTGCCGGACGTGATCGCCCGGGTCGGCGCGATCGTGGAGTCGCCGAAGTTCTTCCCGAACTTCACCGGTCGGCAGAACCTGGAGCTGCTTGCCTCGGCGATCGGCACCAAGCGGCGTCGCGTCAGCAAGGTGCTGGCCGAGACCGGTCTCGCCGACCGCGCCGGTGACCGCTTCGCCACCTACTCCCTGGGCATGAAGCAGCGACTCGCGATCGCGGCAACGCTGCTGAAGGAACCCGACCTGCTGATCTTCGACGAACCGACCAACGGCCTCGACCCTGCGGGGATCCACGAGATCCGCACCACGATGCGCAGGCTCGCTGACGAGGGCCGGACGGTGCTGGTCAGCAGCCACATCCTGGCCGAGGTCGAGCAGATCGCCGACACGGTCTCCATCATCGGACGCGGGCGTCTGATCGCCTCTGGCTCGGTGGCCGAGATCATCGGCGACCGGGCGGAGTCCGTGCGTGTGGTCCTGCGTCCGGACGAAGGGGAAAGCGCCAAGGGCGTGCTCACCGCAGCAGGGTTGACGGTCCGGCTCGATCATGGGGACTTGCTCGTCGACGGTGCCACCGACCCGGCCGACGTCAACCGCCTGCTGGCCGAGCAGGGCTTGTACGCACGAGAGCTGGGAGGAGTGCGCGTGGGCCTTGAGTCCGTCTTCCTCGAACTCACCCACGACGCCGAGCTCGGCCGTACGCGCCGGCGAGATCGCCGCCATGGCACCGGGGATGAGGCCGCCTGATGCTGCTGCGTACTGAGTTGCGGCGCCTGCGGATCCGGCGCCTGGTGTGGTTGTTCGTGGTCGCCGGGATCCTCGGTTCCTTCTTCGTCCTGTTCACCACGTGGGTTTCCGCCCAGCCGATCACCGACGAGATGCGCGAGCAGGCCGAGATGGCCTACCAGGACCAGCTCGAGCGGTGGGAGGAGCACGGCGAGGAGGAGATCGAGCGCTGCGAGGAAGATCAGGCGCGGATGGCGGATGAGACGGGGGAGAATCCCGGTTTCGACTGCGCCGACATGATGCCGCAGCGCGAGCACTTCCTCCCGCACGAGCAGTCGCTCGCCGAGCACGTGGAGTGGCCGGGCCTGACCAGCGCAGTCATGATCCTTGGCGTGGTCGGCCTCGCCATCGGTACGACGGCGGTCGCGGCCGAGTTCTCCAGCGGCGCGATGGCCACCCTGCTCACTTTTCAGCCGCGGCGGCTGCGCGTCTATGCCGCCAAGGTCGGCGCTGTCGCCCTCGCGACCGTGCCCCTGTCGCTGCTGTTGTGCACCATCCTCGGTGTCGGGATGTGGGCGGTCTTCGAGATCCGCGGGCTCGATGCAACCGTCAGTGATGCCTTGCTCTGGACGGCGGTCCGCGCCCTGGCTCTCCTGCCGGCGGCGGCGATTGTCGGCGCCGTGCTCGCGTTCCTGCTGCGGTCCACCGCGGTGGTGCTGGCCGTGGTCGCCGGGTTCGCGATCGCCTGGGAGGCGATCGGGGTGGGCATGGCTCAGACACTCGTGCCGTTCTCGATCCGCGCCAACCTCGTCGGCTGGCTGCAGTACGGCCATACCTACTTCGTGAATGCCTGTGAGTCTCAGCCGGACGGCAGCGTGTTCTGCGACAGCACCGAGCAGACAGTCTCCTTCGCCTGGAACGCCGGTTTCCTGGCCGTCGTCGGGGTGGTGCTCATCGCCGTCGGGGCGCTCGTGTTCCGCCGTCGCGATCTCTCCTGACGGGTTCCCACTCGGTCAACGCTGAGTTGCTCGGCGTTTCGGCGCCGGATGCCGAGCAGCTCAGCGTTCGCCGATGCGGTGTGGTGAGTCAGCGGAAGCGCTGCACCGCCAGCGGTGCCGCCGCGGCGATCTCGCGCACCGCCGGGTGTTCCGCACGGGCGAGCACCTCACCGATCGCGCCGCTGGCGACGAACTGCCCGTCGGCGAGGAAGTGCACTGACGGGCACATCCGCTCCACGAGCTCCAGGTCGTGGGTGATGATCACTGCCGCGGTTCCGAGCTGCTCCAAGAGCGCACCGATCCGGCGGGCCATGTCCCCGCGTGACTGTGGATCCACGGCCGTGAAGGGTTCGTCCAGCACTAGGATCTCCGGCCGGGTGGCGAGAGCGGTCGCCAGCGCCACTCGCTGGCGTTCGCCGCCGGAGAGGGTGAGCATCACGCGGGAGGCGAAGTGCTCAGGCAGCGCGACGGCGTCCAGCAGCTCTGCGGTGGACGTCGCGTGTGTGCGCCCCGCCTTGCGGGCCTCCTTCACGGCTGTCTTGAGGTTGCCCGCCACCGTCAGCCGGGGGTCGGTGATCGTCAATGAGTCCTGCGACTGGAACCGGACCGCCGCGGTGAAGTCTTTCTTGTTCTTGCGAGGCAGGCGGCTCACCGTGCGTCCCTCGTAGGTCACCTGACCTCGCGTGGGTCGCATGCTCCCGCGCAGCAGCCGCGCGAGCGTGGTCTTGCCGACGCCCGAGGGTCCGATGATCCCCAACGGCGCATCACCAGCGGTGATCGTGAGGTCGATACCGCGGATGACCTCGTTGCCGGGGTAGCCACCCCAGAGGTCGTGGGCCTGGAGGACCGAACCGGCCATGCGCGCTGTGCTCCTTCATGAGTGGGCAGGGGACTGCCTGCATGCTATCCGCCGTACATTGATGCCCCGGCCTCGCGCCATCCCACGCGGCGAACGCTGAGTTGCTCGGCATCTGGCGAGCAAACGCCGAACAGCTCAGCGTTCGCAGGGACGGGGCGTGGGGCCGAGGAGCGCTGTCGCCATCGCGGAGTGCGCCGAATCTTCACTGCTGGGGTGGAACATGCCGGCCAGCACGTCCCGGTATAGCCGACCCAGTTCGCTCCCGGTCCGGTAGGACGATCCGCCGGCCACCTGGACCGATGCCGTCACCACCTCCCGGGCCACCTCGCTGGCCCGCCACTTCAGCGCCGACAGCCGCGGGAACCAGAGATCGCCGTGGTCCACACTCTCGTCCACGTCCCGTGCCAGCGCCTCGATCTGCTGGGCCACGCCGTCCAGAGCGATGCCTGCCGAGGCGATACGGCGCCGCACGTCCGGATCGTGAGCCAGCGGTGCGCCGTCGTTCTTGCGGGAGGTCCGGGCCCGCGCGGCCTCGACAGCCAAGGAGAGTGCGCGCTCGGCGATCCCGGTATAGACGGCGGCCAGCAAGATCTCGAAGCAGGCAAAGATGCCGAAGATCAACGGGTCCGTGCTCGGCCCCGGATCGATCCGGCGGATCACTCGCTCCGCCGGGGCGTACCCGCCGCGCAGCAGCGTGGTCTGCGACTGCGAGGCCCGCTGGCCGAGGGTGTCCCAGTCGTCCAGGATCTCCACCCGACCGGCACCCACTTCGTCCCGGTCGAGAAAGGCGAACACCGACTTCGGAGCATCGGGGCTCGTGGTGTCCGTGCCGAAGACGCCCAGGCGTGTCCACGCGGGGGAGAGCGAGGTGAAGATCTTGGTGCCGGTGAAGCGGTAGCCGCCCGCGCTCTCAGTGCTGTCGGGCTCAGCCTGAGTCGTCGAGCCGAAGAGCATCAGGTCGTTGCCCGGTTCGGAGATCCCGAACGCGAAGATCTCCCCGGCGGCCGCTTCCGTCAGGACCTGGTCGGCGAAGGTCTCGCCGCGCGCGCGTACGACGTTCGCCACGCCGACCCACACCTGATGCATGTTGACCGCGAGTGCTGTGGCCGGCGCGGCTCCTGCGAGCGCCTGCTGGGAGCGGGTCAACTCGGCCAGGCTCAGACCGCCGCCGCCCCAGGTGGCGGGCACATGTGCTCGCAGATAGCCGGCCTGCACCAGATCGGCGAGGTCGTCGGTGAAGAAGGTGTTCTCACGGTCGTAGCGCGCGGCGCGGGATCGGATCGCCTCGAGGAGGCCGGGATCGAAGAACTGGTCGTCGCTCACCTGCCCAGCGTAGGCGCGGATACGCATGATCTACCGATGTGGCGGCAGCGGTGTCGTCCCTAGCGTCCGGAGGGCACTGCCTTCTGGGCCACGACGCGCCCAGGTTCGGATTCGAGAGGACACCATGCAACAGACACCACGGGCGCGCTGGCGAACGGCGCTCGCCGCAGTCACGACGGCGGCGCTCACCGGAGCGGGAATGGTCGCCGTGGCGGCACCCGCCCAGGCCGCGCCGACCACGCTCACGTTCGATGATCCGAGCGGTACGGCCTGGACTGTGCCCGCCGGGGTGAGTTCGATCGAGGTGATCGTGGTCGGCGCTGCTGGCGGTGGGGGCGAGACACTCAACATTCCCGGCACCGGGATCCCGCTCTCCGGCGATGGTTCCGGCGGTGCCGGCGCCGTGATCACCGGAACGATGGGCGTGAGTGCCGGGCAGACCCTGACGTTCTATGGATCCACGATGGGCGGTCCGGTGGGCACCAGGCACGAGCCCGGCGGTGGAGGTGACGGATTCGTGCGCGGTGGCCAAGGAAACACCGGATCTCTCTTGGGCAAGGCCGGCGGTGGTGGCGGCGGTGCGAGCGCGATCGTCAGCGGCGTAGCCCCGCTTGTCGTGGCCGGTGGCGGCGGCGGTGGTGGCGGACGTGGCGCGGGATTTGCGAACTGCCATGGCGGCCACGGGGGGCACAGCGGAGAGGACGGCCAAGGCGGGTACGGGATCTGCAGTGGAGCGGGAGCTGGAGGCGCGGGCGCCAGTCCATTCCTGTATCAGCAGCCCGGTGGCCCGGGCAGCGACGCCGGCAACAGCTCCAGCGGCGGTGGAGGTGGCGGCGGTGGCGGTGGCTACGCGTTCAGCGGGAGCGGTGGCCGCGGCAGCAGCGTGGGCGGCGCTGGCGGTGGAGGTGGAGGTGGCGGCGGCTCGTTCGCGACTGTCGACGCCCTCTCCACCGAGCTCGATGATCAACTCCGGGACGGGTTCGTCCAGATCACCTTCGATCCCACATTCGCCACCAGCACGACCGTGACGGCAGAGCCTGCTTCAGGTCTGGTCACCGGACAGGAGACAGATGTGCGGGTCGAGGTTGCGAACCTGGACACCTCGGAAGTCCCGGCTGGCGCGGTGACTCTCACCGATGGTGACTCCTCGTTCGGACATGCACACCTCGACGGCGGTGAAGCCGTCTTCCGGGGAGTCCAGCTGCCAGTCGGCACCACCACACTCAGTGCGGAGTACCGGCCGGACAATGAGAAGTTCTCGGGATCGGCTGGAACACTGGACATCACGGTCGATCCTGGGCAGACCACTACCACCCTCC includes these proteins:
- a CDS encoding ABC transporter permease subunit gives rise to the protein MLLRTELRRLRIRRLVWLFVVAGILGSFFVLFTTWVSAQPITDEMREQAEMAYQDQLERWEEHGEEEIERCEEDQARMADETGENPGFDCADMMPQREHFLPHEQSLAEHVEWPGLTSAVMILGVVGLAIGTTAVAAEFSSGAMATLLTFQPRRLRVYAAKVGAVALATVPLSLLLCTILGVGMWAVFEIRGLDATVSDALLWTAVRALALLPAAAIVGAVLAFLLRSTAVVLAVVAGFAIAWEAIGVGMAQTLVPFSIRANLVGWLQYGHTYFVNACESQPDGSVFCDSTEQTVSFAWNAGFLAVVGVVLIAVGALVFRRRDLS
- a CDS encoding ABC transporter ATP-binding protein, encoding MSDCAISTDGLRKSYRGVRRRVAVDGLDLRVPVGGVHGFLGPNGSGKTTTIRMLLGLIRPDDGEIRIFGHEVPAALPDVIARVGAIVESPKFFPNFTGRQNLELLASAIGTKRRRVSKVLAETGLADRAGDRFATYSLGMKQRLAIAATLLKEPDLLIFDEPTNGLDPAGIHEIRTTMRRLADEGRTVLVSSHILAEVEQIADTVSIIGRGRLIASGSVAEIIGDRAESVRVVLRPDEGESAKGVLTAAGLTVRLDHGDLLVDGATDPADVNRLLAEQGLYARELGGVRVGLESVFLELTHDAELGRTRRRDRRHGTGDEAA
- a CDS encoding nucleoside hydrolase, with translation MSTHHSVVLDTDLGTDVDDAMALALLLGSPEVELAAVTTVYGDTLLRARLVQRYASLAGRRLPVWAGEAATRSGREVWWAGHEGSLHPGLEAENVEPGDGAASLAEAVTSRPGRDVLAIGPLTNLALALERTPPMAGSARGFWLMGGDFTAPEPEHNIRSDIDAARVVFDSGASIVIAGVDVTRQVRIEARQLEQIAGAGRIGAALAADIDQWWKFWNETWNVPHDPVAVLALLRPELVTLSEPGRVHVSDDGVTTHEVWPDGNVRVVLELDAARVAEEIVTRIVRAGEAAAT
- a CDS encoding ABC transporter ATP-binding protein codes for the protein MAGSVLQAHDLWGGYPGNEVIRGIDLTITAGDAPLGIIGPSGVGKTTLARLLRGSMRPTRGQVTYEGRTVSRLPRKNKKDFTAAVRFQSQDSLTITDPRLTVAGNLKTAVKEARKAGRTHATSTAELLDAVALPEHFASRVMLTLSGGERQRVALATALATRPEILVLDEPFTAVDPQSRGDMARRIGALLEQLGTAAVIITHDLELVERMCPSVHFLADGQFVASGAIGEVLARAEHPAVREIAAAAPLAVQRFR
- a CDS encoding GlsB/YeaQ/YmgE family stress response membrane protein, giving the protein MTIVFYVIIGLIAGALAKLIMPGKQGGGILATIVLGVIGALVGGLLGNLIFHGEFSLALTGNWFWSLITAIIGSLIVLAIYRTVKHSS
- a CDS encoding DUF2207 domain-containing protein, which gives rise to MRRPILLGRLFPLLAVAVIAALALLGSPTAAQADAEDAWSIEQYHVNAVVHPEGTIDVTIDMTFDFADEAGHGPFLTLVERQEIPDDPDHYRVLEYTGITASSNSGAPADVHTESDDGGLIVYVGDEDQEVSGAQQYTISYTVAGVPNSGAGADGQDEIFWNVIGSAWEVPMSDVLVEIDGPHAIRDAACYVGPVGSDDICSNATYRSDGTASFDEPALGSGEGLTIVLAYEAGTFGGIEPILDRRVTWSNFFGVGTFAPWLGLLLGGGGIAAVVVRARQRGRDRAHLGLTPGLTPVDGAGGYGEGAAAGGAVAVRFTPPDGVTPGAAGTLLDEVAHTHDVTATIVDLAVRGYLTIEEVPADESNDGTPDWWLRRTLTGPQASWEGLLPFEETILRGVFPGSDPTVRMSELGAEFAKSMTRTQSKLYDRVVERGWFRNSPQQVRNAWVAVGGLILVGGIGATIALGVLTGWGFAGLAVVLTGIAVMIAASFAPARTADGTAVLAQTLGFKQYLETAEADQLRFEEGEDIFSRYLPFAIAFGVAEHWAGVFAEAAAAGQVRMQPTWYVGATPGLWTAAAFTSVSGFASSASVSVGAAVSGTSGASGFSGGSVGGGVGGGGGGGW
- a CDS encoding acyl-CoA dehydrogenase family protein, coding for MSDDQFFDPGLLEAIRSRAARYDRENTFFTDDLADLVQAGYLRAHVPATWGGGGLSLAELTRSQQALAGAAPATALAVNMHQVWVGVANVVRARGETFADQVLTEAAAGEIFAFGISEPGNDLMLFGSTTQAEPDSTESAGGYRFTGTKIFTSLSPAWTRLGVFGTDTTSPDAPKSVFAFLDRDEVGAGRVEILDDWDTLGQRASQSQTTLLRGGYAPAERVIRRIDPGPSTDPLIFGIFACFEILLAAVYTGIAERALSLAVEAARARTSRKNDGAPLAHDPDVRRRIASAGIALDGVAQQIEALARDVDESVDHGDLWFPRLSALKWRASEVAREVVTASVQVAGGSSYRTGSELGRLYRDVLAGMFHPSSEDSAHSAMATALLGPTPRPCER
- a CDS encoding GAF and ANTAR domain-containing protein — its product is MVPTVNDDAQSASARTFRQLGDLLYASDDYETTYTVVCHAATTLITGCDRASLMLRRGEEWTTPAATDEIAAAVDRYERVSGSGPCVDAIEEEVPQLAPDLHDPDAPWPELRSLLLAETPIRGMLGFRIAHHGRKVAALNLFSDRPGGFTDEGVNQAAILAAFTSVALQASAEHHQVITLREGLASNREIGKAIGLLMAYHRISDDAAFEILRTTSNQLNSKLATVAGQVVAGHRNQVST
- a CDS encoding endonuclease III domain-containing protein, which encodes MRRTEKAERIGEILDDLYPDPPIALDHVNVYTLLVAVALSAQTTDAKVNQVTPALFAEASTPSQMYALGPERILELIRQVGLAPTKARNVWTAAGQIVDAGGEVLPDWEFLEGLAGVGHKTASVVMAQGFDIPAFPVDTHIFRLARRWGLSTGTSVEKVEADLKKVFPREVWNRRHLQIIYFGREFCPAQRHDLTTCPICSFAATKKQIAAEAGNRSKRPARPVAG